From Candidatus Fermentibacter sp., a single genomic window includes:
- a CDS encoding UDP-glucose/GDP-mannose dehydrogenase family protein, producing MRIAVVGSGYVGLVAATCFAETGNEVVSVDRDKAKIDLLNGGGIPIFEPGLEEMVGRNRAEGRLTFTTDLAGAVRSCGIIFIAVGTPPDEDGSADLKHVLAVAREIGLNMDGPRVVVNKSTVPVGTADLVKAEIEKYTEHPVSIVSNPEFLKEGTAIDDFLKPDRVVIGAADPAAAEAMRELYSPFVRTNNPVIVMSNRSAEMTKYVANSLLAARISFMNEVANLCDVMGADIGEVRVGVGSDHRIGPSFLFPGVGFGGSCFPKDVRALMATAREQGLRMKSLEAATEVNEEQKKVILSKMESVFGRSFTGLRTAVWGLAFKPNTDDMREAPATVVIRGLLERGATVAVYDPQAMKNASEILGGTIEYCRNGYEAAEGADALLLLTEWLEFREPDFARLGSIMRRKVVFDGRNVWNPEKLRKLGFEYRGIGRR from the coding sequence ATGCGCATCGCTGTGGTCGGGAGCGGCTATGTCGGTCTGGTTGCCGCCACCTGCTTCGCCGAGACGGGCAACGAAGTCGTTTCCGTCGACAGGGACAAGGCAAAGATCGATCTCCTCAACGGAGGGGGGATACCGATCTTCGAGCCCGGGCTCGAGGAGATGGTCGGAAGGAATCGGGCGGAGGGCCGCCTGACCTTCACCACCGATCTCGCCGGCGCGGTGCGGAGCTGCGGGATCATCTTCATCGCGGTTGGAACGCCCCCTGACGAGGACGGCTCGGCCGACCTGAAGCACGTCCTGGCCGTCGCAAGGGAGATCGGTCTCAACATGGACGGCCCCAGGGTCGTCGTGAACAAGAGCACCGTGCCGGTGGGCACCGCCGATCTGGTGAAGGCCGAGATCGAAAAGTACACGGAGCATCCCGTGAGCATCGTGAGCAACCCCGAGTTCCTCAAGGAAGGCACGGCCATCGACGACTTCCTGAAACCCGACAGGGTCGTGATCGGCGCCGCCGATCCGGCGGCCGCGGAGGCCATGAGGGAGCTCTACTCCCCGTTCGTCAGGACCAACAACCCTGTGATCGTGATGAGCAACCGCAGCGCGGAGATGACCAAGTACGTGGCCAACAGCCTCCTGGCGGCCAGGATCTCCTTCATGAACGAGGTCGCGAACCTCTGCGACGTGATGGGCGCCGACATCGGAGAAGTCAGGGTGGGCGTCGGCTCCGACCACAGGATCGGCCCCAGCTTCCTGTTCCCGGGCGTGGGATTCGGCGGCTCCTGCTTCCCCAAGGATGTCAGAGCCCTCATGGCCACGGCGCGCGAGCAGGGCCTCCGCATGAAGTCGCTCGAGGCGGCCACCGAGGTGAACGAGGAGCAGAAGAAGGTCATCCTGTCCAAGATGGAGAGCGTCTTCGGCAGGTCCTTCACCGGGCTGAGGACCGCGGTCTGGGGGCTCGCTTTCAAGCCCAACACCGATGACATGCGCGAGGCTCCCGCCACGGTCGTCATCCGCGGGCTGCTCGAACGGGGCGCCACGGTGGCGGTCTACGATCCTCAGGCTATGAAGAACGCATCCGAGATTCTCGGCGGAACGATCGAGTACTGCAGGAACGGCTACGAGGCAGCCGAGGGGGCGGACGCCCTGCTGCTGCTGACCGAGTGGCTCGAGTTCAGGGAACCCGACTTCGCCCGTCTCGGTTCGATCATGAGACGGAAGGTCGTGTTCGACGGCCGGAACGTCTGGAATCCCGAGAAGCTCCGGAAGCTCGGCTTCGAGTATCGCGGGATCGGCAGGAGGTAG
- a CDS encoding SLBB domain-containing protein has protein sequence MNAVPPLMLAALLSQGMGGYVVPGVETGEVQMNVHVWGEVLDPGTYLLPFDADLVEAVSAAGGPTAEADLDAVRIVTSLGEVEYDLAGFLRGEGHPAPALTPGTTVYVPVSTSDWWKEALDIAYKIIVTVNLVWLMADR, from the coding sequence GTGAACGCCGTGCCGCCGCTGATGCTTGCCGCCCTGCTCTCGCAGGGCATGGGCGGATACGTGGTGCCCGGCGTGGAGACCGGCGAGGTGCAGATGAACGTCCATGTATGGGGCGAGGTGCTCGACCCGGGGACGTACCTGCTCCCGTTCGATGCCGATCTCGTGGAGGCGGTCTCCGCCGCCGGCGGGCCCACCGCCGAGGCCGATCTCGATGCCGTCAGGATCGTTACTTCTCTGGGCGAGGTCGAGTACGACCTTGCCGGCTTCCTGAGGGGAGAGGGGCATCCGGCGCCCGCCCTGACCCCCGGGACCACGGTGTATGTTCCGGTCTCCACCTCCGACTGGTGGAAGGAGGCCCTGGACATCGCCTACAAGATCATTGTGACGGTGAACCTGGTATGGCTGATGGCGGACCGCTGA
- a CDS encoding polysaccharide biosynthesis tyrosine autokinase: MADGGPLSIQPPKEDRETLRIGEYIWMIRQGKWIILTFVVLSLIASIYITMKTRPVFQSSATFLYDFSSNMSQALDFPGVFWFEVESAKNNQIQIIRSRSMAEAIADSILRSPDSDSLVSLLFDGNAPPPQALRASLVGLVAGSISVSVMKDTDFFVLSAVGGSPEASAVLANLAVQSYYRWNLEEARGENREVREFLDQQMISMDAQLSMDEDSLRSYKESNDFIDLSTQARETVARLVSLESAAAASRTEIGALGAQRDYLAGSLEEFRSGMADEISSVNDEYISSLQGELALLESSRAALLAGGAQPGDPALSDVEAEIELRTNSLSAALEGLVQARFPENPSAAVQSLVGQLTEVEAGLRAETTREAVLRRQASLIESELEMLPEAEMTLARLERNRQVSENVYLLLRNRYEEIRIAEAGQIGNVTIIDTALPGGMIRPSRQRNLMMGLLIGLALGLGVVILKQQLDSSISSPEQVEALGVSILGVIPHLPRSSFASRTGRSTVSPSLVTHFAPRDPISEAYRDLRTSLRFARADKPVRSVLVTSAGPREGKSTTSANLAVTFAQSGQRCILVDADLRRPVLHNLFGLEREPGLSEAAAGVSPLDACLRPTPVENLSLLPSGFIPHNPSELLGSRRIKEIISELSGRCDMLIIDSPPMAVVTDALLLSPEVDGTLLVVGAKLGNRRVLQTSLSKLSRSASFIAGAVLNGFDPLRMYTSYGYYTYRYYYYYYSEGSGRKRSRRSR, translated from the coding sequence ATGGCTGATGGCGGACCGCTGAGCATCCAGCCTCCGAAGGAGGACAGGGAGACTCTCCGGATAGGGGAGTACATCTGGATGATCCGGCAGGGCAAGTGGATCATCCTCACCTTCGTCGTCCTGTCCCTCATCGCGAGCATCTACATCACCATGAAGACCAGGCCGGTGTTCCAGTCGTCGGCCACGTTCCTCTACGACTTCAGCAGCAACATGTCGCAGGCTCTCGACTTCCCGGGCGTGTTCTGGTTCGAGGTGGAATCCGCCAAGAACAACCAGATCCAGATCATCAGGAGCAGGAGCATGGCCGAGGCCATAGCCGACTCGATCCTGAGATCGCCGGATTCGGACAGCCTGGTGTCACTCCTCTTCGACGGGAACGCGCCGCCTCCCCAGGCCCTCAGGGCATCCCTGGTCGGGCTCGTGGCAGGCAGCATTTCCGTCAGCGTGATGAAGGACACGGATTTCTTCGTGCTGTCCGCCGTCGGCGGCTCTCCGGAGGCCTCCGCCGTCCTGGCCAACCTGGCCGTGCAGTCCTACTACCGCTGGAACCTCGAGGAGGCGCGGGGCGAGAACAGGGAGGTCCGCGAGTTCCTCGACCAGCAGATGATCAGCATGGACGCCCAGCTCTCGATGGACGAGGACTCGCTCCGGTCCTACAAGGAGAGCAACGACTTCATCGACCTCTCGACGCAGGCGAGGGAGACCGTCGCGAGGCTCGTCTCTCTCGAATCGGCCGCGGCCGCGTCGCGCACCGAGATCGGCGCGCTCGGGGCGCAGAGGGACTATCTGGCGGGCAGTCTCGAGGAGTTCAGATCGGGCATGGCGGACGAGATATCCTCCGTCAACGACGAGTACATCTCCTCTCTTCAGGGGGAGCTGGCCCTGCTCGAATCGTCGAGGGCGGCGCTGCTGGCAGGCGGGGCTCAGCCGGGCGATCCGGCCCTCTCGGACGTGGAAGCCGAGATCGAACTCAGGACGAACTCGCTCTCCGCCGCCCTGGAGGGCCTCGTGCAGGCCCGCTTCCCCGAGAACCCCTCGGCCGCCGTGCAGTCCCTCGTGGGGCAGCTCACGGAGGTCGAGGCGGGCCTTCGGGCGGAGACCACCCGCGAGGCCGTGCTCAGACGCCAGGCCTCGCTCATAGAGTCGGAGCTCGAGATGCTCCCCGAGGCCGAGATGACCCTCGCCAGGCTCGAGCGGAACAGGCAGGTCAGCGAGAACGTCTATCTGCTACTGAGGAACCGGTATGAGGAGATCAGGATCGCAGAGGCCGGCCAGATCGGGAACGTCACGATCATCGACACGGCCCTCCCCGGGGGGATGATAAGGCCGTCTAGGCAGAGGAATCTGATGATGGGCCTGCTGATAGGCCTCGCCCTGGGCCTCGGCGTCGTCATCCTCAAGCAGCAGCTCGACAGCAGCATATCGAGCCCGGAGCAGGTCGAGGCCCTCGGGGTCTCCATCCTCGGGGTCATCCCGCACCTCCCGAGGAGCTCCTTCGCTTCCCGCACGGGCAGGTCCACCGTCTCTCCATCCCTCGTCACCCACTTCGCCCCGCGCGATCCCATCAGCGAAGCCTACCGCGACCTGCGAACGAGTCTCAGGTTCGCCAGGGCGGACAAGCCGGTCAGGAGCGTGCTGGTGACCAGCGCCGGCCCCAGGGAGGGCAAATCCACCACATCGGCGAACCTGGCCGTCACCTTCGCCCAGTCGGGGCAGCGGTGCATCCTGGTCGACGCCGACCTGAGGCGTCCCGTGCTGCACAACCTGTTCGGGCTGGAGCGGGAGCCGGGCCTCTCGGAAGCCGCGGCAGGCGTCAGCCCGCTCGATGCCTGCCTCAGACCCACCCCCGTCGAGAACCTTTCGCTGCTCCCCAGCGGATTCATCCCGCACAACCCCTCGGAACTCCTGGGGAGCCGCCGCATCAAGGAGATCATCTCCGAGCTTTCCGGGCGCTGCGACATGCTGATCATCGACAGCCCGCCGATGGCCGTGGTGACCGACGCCCTCCTCCTCAGCCCGGAGGTGGACGGCACCCTGCTCGTCGTGGGGGCCAAGCTGGGCAACAGGCGCGTTCTCCAGACCTCGCTCTCGAAGCTCTCGCGGTCGGCGTCGTTCATCGCGGGAGCCGTCCTCAACGGCTTCGATCCGCTCAGGATGTACACGTCCTACGGCTACTACACCTACCGCTACTACTACTACTACTACTCCGAAGGATCAGGCAGGAAGCGCAGCCGCAGAAGCCGCTGA
- a CDS encoding division/cell wall cluster transcriptional repressor MraZ has protein sequence MAEFSGRHEHMLDEKGRVSVPAAFRRQITGDDLYLNLGMDGCLELYSPEKWQLLREGLGRLNRKEEKQRFFIRRFTSHLRPVAIDAQGRISIPADLLALAGIGSAVVFLGQMDSIELWDPARLDKVMSRSDVSYEEVAEGLDIEL, from the coding sequence ATGGCCGAGTTCTCGGGTAGACACGAACACATGCTCGACGAGAAGGGCCGCGTCAGCGTGCCCGCCGCCTTCAGGCGCCAGATCACCGGGGATGATCTCTATCTCAACCTTGGTATGGACGGCTGCCTCGAACTCTACTCCCCCGAGAAGTGGCAGCTCCTCCGCGAGGGGCTCGGCCGCCTCAACCGCAAGGAGGAGAAGCAGCGCTTCTTCATCCGGAGGTTCACCAGCCATCTGAGGCCGGTCGCGATCGACGCGCAGGGCCGGATCAGCATACCGGCCGATCTCCTCGCTCTCGCGGGGATCGGCTCCGCGGTCGTATTCCTCGGCCAGATGGATTCGATCGAGCTCTGGGATCCGGCCAGGCTCGACAAGGTGATGTCCAGGAGTGACGTGTCCTATGAAGAGGTCGCAGAGGGGCTGGACATAGAGCTCTAG
- the rsmH gene encoding 16S rRNA (cytosine(1402)-N(4))-methyltransferase RsmH yields MVIGAAGRAEGHRPVMAAEVAAFLRTVDPGLIVDGTAGGGGHLRHLMEVFPSARFIAVDRDPDAAGALPAEPGRLLVRNASYTDLPSIVAESGFGMADAALFDLGLSSLQLDDPSRGFSHRLDGPLDMRFSREEDVRPAGDILNGLPEREIADILFRFGEEGRSRIIARAIVASRPLESTSDLVRAVRGALRGNPNRAMSRIFQALRIAVNDELGALSTLLAGMGGWVRQGGLAAVITFHSIEDRMVKRFFMDSGVFAHATPPWEVPSRDEARTNPRARSARLRRGVRL; encoded by the coding sequence GTGGTGATCGGTGCAGCGGGGCGCGCCGAAGGGCACCGGCCCGTGATGGCAGCCGAAGTGGCAGCCTTCCTGCGCACTGTCGACCCCGGGCTGATCGTCGACGGTACGGCGGGCGGCGGGGGCCATCTGAGGCACCTCATGGAGGTCTTCCCCTCCGCCAGATTCATAGCGGTCGACCGCGATCCGGACGCTGCCGGCGCTCTCCCGGCCGAACCCGGAAGGCTCCTGGTGAGGAACGCCAGCTACACCGACCTGCCCTCGATCGTTGCGGAATCGGGATTCGGCATGGCCGACGCCGCGCTCTTCGACCTGGGCCTGTCGTCCCTGCAGCTCGACGACCCCTCGAGGGGCTTCTCGCACAGGCTCGACGGCCCTCTGGACATGCGATTCTCGCGCGAGGAGGACGTGCGCCCGGCCGGCGACATCCTCAACGGGCTCCCCGAGAGGGAGATCGCCGACATCCTGTTCAGGTTCGGCGAAGAGGGCAGGAGCAGGATCATTGCACGGGCGATAGTGGCCTCGCGCCCTCTGGAATCGACATCCGACCTCGTCCGCGCGGTGCGGGGCGCCCTCAGGGGCAATCCCAACAGGGCCATGTCCAGGATCTTCCAGGCCCTGCGCATAGCCGTGAATGACGAACTCGGAGCCCTCTCCACCCTGCTCGCCGGCATGGGGGGCTGGGTGAGGCAGGGCGGGCTGGCCGCCGTCATCACCTTCCACTCGATAGAGGACAGGATGGTGAAGAGGTTCTTCATGGACTCGGGCGTCTTCGCTCATGCGACACCTCCCTGGGAGGTACCGTCCCGCGACGAGGCCCGCACGAATCCCAGGGCCAGGTCGGCCAGACTTCGCAGAGGGGTGAGGCTGTGA